A window of Patescibacteria group bacterium contains these coding sequences:
- a CDS encoding IS4 family transposase: MTTTQVHQFVQGILEEDLHARRVLSLANAVTGAVHAAALSIHAIGAALAAASDLNKKHAVKQVDRMLSNAGIAIEELFPVWVAFVLGVRKKIRIALDWTDFEKDDQVTLAAYLITEHHRATPLVWKTYAKSTLRGNQSDYEAEFIDLLDRVIPERAEVTIVADRGFASVERYGHLDFLGFKYVIRFRGEIQVTDAEGTTQTGNQWVPPKGRVRRIEDARVTAAKGVVPVVICVKKAKMKDSWCLATNHAELTSAEIINLYGRRFTIEETFRDVKDQRFGMGLRATSIRQPERRDRLLFVAALAHALLSLLGAAGERLGLDRMLKVNTSKTRQLSLYRQGLFWYQALPNMREERFAALMTAYSEIIQEHAVMRRVFGVL, encoded by the coding sequence GTGACCACGACCCAAGTCCACCAGTTCGTGCAGGGGATCCTCGAGGAGGATTTGCACGCTCGACGCGTCCTGTCGCTCGCGAACGCCGTGACCGGCGCCGTCCATGCGGCGGCGCTCTCGATCCACGCGATCGGTGCGGCGCTCGCGGCGGCGTCGGACCTCAACAAGAAGCACGCGGTCAAGCAGGTCGACCGCATGCTGAGCAACGCCGGGATCGCCATCGAGGAGCTCTTCCCTGTGTGGGTCGCGTTCGTGCTCGGAGTGCGCAAGAAGATTCGCATCGCGCTCGACTGGACCGACTTCGAAAAGGACGACCAGGTCACGCTGGCGGCGTATCTGATCACGGAACACCACCGCGCGACGCCGCTGGTCTGGAAGACCTACGCGAAGTCGACCCTCCGTGGAAACCAGTCGGACTACGAAGCGGAGTTCATCGACCTGCTGGACCGCGTGATTCCCGAAAGAGCCGAGGTCACGATCGTCGCTGACCGCGGCTTCGCCAGCGTCGAGCGCTACGGCCACCTCGACTTCCTGGGCTTCAAGTACGTCATCCGATTTCGCGGAGAGATCCAGGTGACGGACGCGGAAGGGACCACGCAGACCGGGAACCAGTGGGTGCCGCCCAAGGGGCGGGTGCGCCGAATCGAGGATGCGCGCGTGACGGCGGCCAAGGGCGTCGTGCCCGTCGTCATCTGCGTGAAGAAGGCGAAGATGAAGGACTCGTGGTGCTTGGCGACGAACCATGCGGAGCTGACGAGCGCCGAGATCATCAACTTGTACGGCCGGCGGTTCACGATCGAGGAGACGTTCCGCGACGTGAAGGACCAGCGCTTCGGCATGGGGCTCAGGGCGACGTCGATTCGCCAGCCCGAACGACGTGATCGCTTGTTGTTCGTCGCGGCGCTCGCGCACGCGCTTCTCAGCCTGCTCGGCGCGGCTGGGGAACGGCTGGGCCTCGACCGGATGTTGAAGGTGAACACGTCGAAGACGCGACAGCTCTCGCTCTATCGCCAGGGGCTCTTTTGGTATCAGGCGCTGCCGAACATGCGGGAGGAGCGCTTTGCCGCACTGATGACCGCCTATTCCGAGATTATTCAGGAGCATGCCGTCATGCGGAGAGTGTTCGGTGTTCTGTGA